A window of Sphingobacterium sp. lm-10 contains these coding sequences:
- a CDS encoding beta-1,6-N-acetylglucosaminyltransferase translates to MSEALNTCFTVSDRHAYLILAHHEFEVLAYLVAALDDSRNDIYIHYDKKLSHLPQISTQKAKLIILEKRIDVRWGDVSVVAAELLLFESAYLQGNYSYYHLLSGVDLPLYNQDYVHRFFKKREGKEFIGFSCGDQRKHIERKVQRYHLFPNHFRGENTMINFTRKGMRFLWLRMQLALGIKRNREIIFKKGTQWVSLTHNFVAYILTKKEETLHRYRNTFCADEIVVQTLCWNSPFREAIYDLQNEAEGSQRMIQWIDNQIYDWELKDFSKLISSDLLFARKFNSQSSELLNKLADHINGSK, encoded by the coding sequence ATGTCAGAAGCTCTCAATACGTGTTTTACAGTCTCCGATCGCCATGCCTACCTAATCTTGGCTCACCACGAATTTGAAGTGCTAGCCTATTTGGTCGCTGCATTAGACGACTCTCGCAACGATATCTATATCCATTACGACAAAAAGCTTTCCCACTTGCCGCAAATCTCTACCCAAAAGGCTAAGCTAATTATTCTGGAAAAGCGCATAGACGTCCGCTGGGGAGACGTTAGTGTAGTCGCAGCTGAGTTATTATTGTTTGAGAGTGCATACCTCCAAGGAAACTACAGCTACTATCATTTGCTGTCTGGAGTAGATTTACCTTTGTATAATCAAGATTATGTGCATCGCTTTTTTAAAAAAAGAGAGGGAAAGGAGTTTATAGGCTTCTCTTGTGGAGATCAAAGAAAGCACATAGAACGTAAAGTACAACGTTATCATCTATTTCCGAACCACTTTCGAGGCGAAAATACCATGATAAATTTTACTAGGAAAGGTATGAGATTTCTTTGGCTACGCATGCAACTTGCTTTAGGTATTAAAAGAAATCGGGAGATCATATTCAAAAAAGGCACACAATGGGTAAGTCTTACCCACAATTTTGTCGCGTATATCTTGACAAAAAAAGAAGAAACACTCCATAGATACCGCAATACATTCTGTGCAGATGAAATTGTCGTACAGACACTTTGCTGGAACTCTCCGTTCCGAGAGGCCATTTATGACCTCCAAAATGAAGCAGAAGGAAGTCAGCGGATGATTCAGTGGATAGACAATCAAATTTATGATTGGGAGCTAAAGGATTTTTCTAAACTTATATCATCTGACCTTCTTTTCGCTCGGAAATTCAACAGTCAGTCTTCTGAATTGTTGAACAAATTAGCTGATCATATAAATGGTTCAAAATGA
- a CDS encoding acyltransferase: MKKIITMDQRQSEIIEFLRFPLIVLVVYVHMLPFEQQPILFELNIRNMYVLISELISHHIGRIAVPCFFLFSGYFFFLKITTWSNRLYFDNLKKRYQTLLIPYILWNSILIIAILAKNTLFVALDLPTDESYAQFSHVSLYDLFWGMPVNFPLWYLRDLIAMTIISPLFFYFFKHLKIYGLLILAVFYLSVFESGLPGLSSTAIFFFGAGAYLGLHKQNMLQLSMRYGKRSFYIAIVCLMIATYYTAMPQNEYWIRFYALFAAASILYVGNRLISFKRLRELVLPLAQTAFFIYAIHLIYILNWLKGGLRKSLNFLPDFFLIVGYFLVPIICVLVISVIYSMMKRYLPKTLSVLTGNRAK, translated from the coding sequence ATGAAAAAGATAATTACAATGGACCAGAGACAGTCCGAAATTATTGAATTCTTACGATTTCCACTGATCGTTTTGGTGGTATATGTGCACATGCTTCCATTCGAACAACAACCAATACTCTTCGAATTGAACATTCGGAATATGTACGTGCTTATCTCGGAATTAATATCGCATCACATCGGTCGTATAGCCGTACCTTGCTTTTTTCTTTTTTCAGGATATTTCTTTTTCCTAAAAATAACGACATGGAGCAATCGGCTATATTTTGACAACTTAAAAAAACGCTATCAAACTCTTCTAATACCGTACATCCTATGGAATAGTATTTTGATCATAGCCATTCTAGCAAAAAACACCCTATTTGTAGCATTGGACTTACCCACCGATGAGAGCTATGCACAGTTTTCTCACGTCTCTCTATATGATTTATTTTGGGGAATGCCCGTCAACTTTCCACTATGGTATCTGCGAGATCTAATCGCAATGACAATTATATCTCCACTATTTTTTTATTTCTTCAAGCACCTCAAGATCTATGGCTTACTTATCCTCGCTGTTTTTTATCTGAGTGTTTTCGAATCTGGCCTTCCTGGTTTAAGTAGTACGGCTATATTTTTTTTCGGAGCGGGCGCATACTTAGGCCTACATAAGCAGAATATGCTACAATTGTCAATGCGCTATGGTAAACGCTCTTTTTATATCGCAATAGTTTGCTTAATGATCGCCACTTACTACACAGCGATGCCACAAAATGAATACTGGATTCGCTTTTACGCTTTATTTGCAGCTGCTAGTATTCTTTACGTAGGGAATAGGTTAATTTCATTCAAGAGACTTCGAGAGCTTGTGCTTCCATTGGCACAAACCGCATTTTTTATTTACGCTATACATTTAATTTATATTCTCAATTGGTTGAAAGGTGGGCTTCGAAAATCGCTGAATTTTTTACCCGACTTTTTTTTAATCGTGGGCTATTTTTTGGTGCCCATCATCTGCGTACTCGTTATCTCCGTTATTTATTCTATGATGAAAAGGTATCTTCCAAAAACGTTAAGCGTTCTTACTGGTAATCGTGCCAAATAA
- a CDS encoding glycosyltransferase family 2 protein, whose product MLTINPIVSIIIPVYNAYATLPVCLQSLKKLDYPYLQLIFIDDCSTDGSAGLIQRFIDSWTDAISKEALLIALEHNQGVAAARNTGIDHATGEYIYYVDADDELDPKTIREAVEAAEHNQSDIVGFNWYLAFKTNKRRMTQPAFTSATDALEKMMSGSMRWNLWLFLVKRALYEDNQIRFTPGMNMGEDLLVMIMLFSSTNKVTHLDQYLYLYRQSNSESLTKTYSEAHIEQVMSNVTKAIDFLGKTPQKFNLKKYAAFLKLNIKLPLLISGTTSQYKRWKTWFPEANEYAGKNPSISWRTRMLERWAFNEKFWAIRLYYYLVIRLVYGVIYK is encoded by the coding sequence ATGCTCACGATTAATCCCATCGTTTCTATCATCATCCCTGTGTATAATGCTTACGCAACATTACCTGTTTGTTTACAAAGTTTAAAGAAGCTCGACTACCCATACCTACAGCTAATATTCATCGATGACTGTAGCACAGACGGAAGCGCGGGGTTGATACAACGATTTATAGATTCGTGGACGGACGCAATTAGTAAAGAAGCTTTACTAATTGCACTCGAACACAATCAAGGAGTGGCAGCTGCACGCAATACCGGAATAGACCATGCTACGGGAGAATACATCTACTATGTTGATGCAGACGACGAGCTGGATCCCAAAACTATTCGTGAAGCCGTAGAAGCCGCTGAACACAACCAGTCAGATATTGTTGGTTTTAATTGGTACCTCGCGTTTAAAACCAATAAGCGCCGGATGACTCAGCCGGCATTTACATCAGCTACTGATGCATTGGAAAAAATGATGAGTGGGTCGATGCGATGGAATCTATGGCTCTTTTTAGTGAAACGTGCTCTTTACGAAGACAATCAAATCCGCTTTACACCGGGCATGAATATGGGAGAAGACCTACTCGTAATGATCATGTTATTTTCATCAACGAATAAAGTTACGCACCTAGACCAATACCTCTATCTATACCGCCAGTCTAATAGTGAATCCCTGACAAAAACCTATTCGGAAGCACACATAGAGCAAGTAATGAGCAACGTGACCAAGGCAATAGATTTTCTGGGTAAAACTCCGCAAAAGTTTAATTTGAAAAAATATGCTGCCTTTTTAAAATTAAACATAAAGCTGCCGCTATTGATTTCAGGTACGACAAGCCAATACAAACGTTGGAAAACGTGGTTTCCGGAAGCCAACGAATATGCAGGTAAAAACCCAAGCATTTCATGGCGCACTCGGATGCTGGAACGATGGGCCTTTAACGAGAAATTCTGGGCCATTCGGTTATATTATTATTTAGTGATTCGGCTGGTGTATGGTGTCATCTATAAATAA